The proteins below come from a single Eubacterium limosum genomic window:
- a CDS encoding LacI family DNA-binding transcriptional regulator — MKVKIVDVAKEANVSVATVSRVVNNIPLVNEETKERVLEAIKKTGYKPNAIARSLKIQKTNTLGIMIPDITNPFYTEMVRGAEDVCGIYNYNIILSNTDFDHEKEQNSLGVLVEKQCDGIIYVGKHLTDELRDDLIDAPSEIVLGCVPDESGQLSGVLIDNEAAAYDLAIECLKMGHTKFAIFYDEYKEGYINQKRLQGIKKALGEWNVELDDDLVYFGSQSTLGGYHMMEEALASGREFTNVFCFNDQIALGAMRAAEDNGKVIPDDVSICGFNNFWIAEWTRPQITTVGQPMYDIGAIATRMLIKMCEKEERETKTVFVPYEMLMRNSVKDLKSE, encoded by the coding sequence TTGAAAGTAAAAATTGTTGATGTTGCAAAAGAAGCAAACGTATCGGTGGCAACAGTATCGCGTGTTGTAAACAACATTCCTTTGGTCAATGAAGAGACAAAGGAACGCGTGTTGGAGGCCATCAAAAAAACTGGGTATAAGCCGAATGCCATTGCGCGAAGCCTGAAAATCCAGAAGACCAACACTCTGGGAATCATGATCCCGGATATTACCAACCCTTTCTATACAGAAATGGTGCGTGGTGCAGAGGATGTCTGTGGTATTTATAATTACAACATCATTCTGAGTAATACAGACTTTGACCACGAAAAGGAACAGAACTCCCTGGGCGTTCTTGTTGAAAAACAGTGTGATGGGATCATCTATGTCGGCAAGCATCTGACCGATGAGTTAAGAGATGATCTGATCGACGCTCCGAGCGAGATTGTTCTGGGCTGTGTGCCGGATGAATCCGGACAGCTGAGCGGCGTCCTGATTGACAATGAAGCCGCCGCTTATGACCTGGCCATTGAATGCCTGAAGATGGGGCACACTAAATTCGCGATTTTCTACGATGAGTATAAGGAAGGCTACATTAACCAGAAACGCCTTCAGGGGATCAAGAAAGCCCTTGGCGAATGGAATGTTGAACTGGACGATGACCTTGTCTATTTTGGAAGCCAGAGCACACTGGGCGGGTATCACATGATGGAAGAAGCCCTGGCCAGCGGAAGAGAATTCACGAATGTATTCTGCTTCAATGACCAGATCGCCCTGGGCGCAATGCGTGCGGCTGAGGATAACGGAAAGGTTATTCCAGACGATGTGAGCATCTGCGGCTTTAACAACTTCTGGATCGCAGAGTGGACCAGACCACAGATCACAACTGTTGGCCAGCCAATGTATGATATTGGGGCCATTGCCACAAGAATGCTGATCAAGATGTGCGAAAAGGAAGAGCGTGAGACAAAAACCGTCTTTGTCCCTTACGAAATGCTGATGCGCAATTCTGTCAAAGATCTGAAAAGTGAATAA
- a CDS encoding lipoate--protein ligase: MIFINNTYSTDPTFNLAFEEYVFESMDQDETYFMLWQNDHAIIVGKHQNTIEEINQDFVKEQGIKVVRRLTGGGAVYHDLGNLNFTFIVNNDSGKPFDFQSFTRPVVKALQSLGVNAEFNGRNDITIDGKKFSGNSQYAKRGRVLHHGTVLFNSKLDTVQSALKVKKDKIESKGVKSVKSRVTNIADYLDPDFTLEDFKKALVSYMFEDGELKERSLTQEDIAAIKKLQEEKYATWEWNYGRSPEYNLRRERKYPCGLVTVLMTVDRGIIKDIHFYGDFFGNGDITKLERQLVGSKPEESVLRRLLQDNDLSDYINGMTDDEFIDLMLY; encoded by the coding sequence ATGATTTTTATTAATAATACTTACAGCACGGACCCGACGTTTAATCTGGCATTTGAAGAATATGTCTTTGAATCCATGGACCAGGATGAAACTTATTTTATGTTGTGGCAAAATGACCATGCCATCATTGTTGGCAAGCATCAGAATACGATTGAGGAGATCAATCAGGATTTTGTCAAGGAGCAGGGTATCAAGGTGGTCCGCCGTTTAACCGGCGGTGGCGCGGTTTACCATGACCTGGGCAATCTGAATTTTACCTTCATCGTGAACAATGATTCCGGCAAGCCCTTTGATTTCCAGTCTTTTACCAGACCGGTTGTCAAAGCACTGCAGAGCTTAGGTGTCAATGCCGAGTTTAACGGGCGCAATGACATTACCATTGACGGGAAAAAGTTTTCAGGCAACTCCCAGTACGCCAAGCGCGGCAGGGTCCTCCACCACGGAACCGTCCTCTTTAATTCAAAGCTGGACACGGTTCAGAGCGCCCTGAAGGTAAAAAAGGATAAAATTGAATCAAAGGGCGTAAAATCCGTCAAGAGCCGGGTGACCAATATTGCTGACTATCTGGACCCGGATTTTACACTGGAAGATTTTAAAAAGGCCCTTGTCAGCTATATGTTTGAGGACGGTGAGCTTAAAGAGCGCAGCCTTACCCAAGAAGATATTGCGGCCATCAAAAAGCTGCAGGAAGAAAAGTACGCCACCTGGGAGTGGAACTACGGCCGATCACCGGAGTATAACCTGAGAAGAGAAAGAAAATACCCTTGCGGCCTTGTAACTGTTTTAATGACAGTCGATAGGGGTATTATTAAAGACATACACTTCTACGGTGATTTCTTTGGCAATGGCGATATTACAAAGCTCGAGCGGCAGCTGGTAGGATCAAAGCCCGAGGAAAGTGTTTTGCGCCGTTTGCTGCAGGATAATGATCTGTCGGATTACATCAATGGCATGACAGATGATGAGTTCATCGATCTGATGCTTTATTAG
- a CDS encoding TraB/GumN family protein — protein sequence MESENITRLQANDKEIILIGTAHVSPTSVSEVKELIETECPDSVCIELDAGRYESMNQKEQWADTDIVKVIKAGKAGFLFANIILSNYQRKLAEQFDIRSGQEMMQGIESAEKCGAQLVLADRSIQVTFNRIWKGCSLWEKMKLLTTIIMSIIDDEEITEEELEELKTEDMLSAALSELGNSFKGVKKYLVDERDQYLAYKIKNAPGKKVVAVLGAAHVPGIREELYKEQDIKELESLPPKSKAGKIIGWSIPILLVLLVLATFTVNPGSGWEQTRNWLLWTTSLAGVGALLAGGHILSILTAIVAAPISALSPVLAAGWFSGITEAHFRKPKVEDFESLPKDLGSLKGLWHNKVTKILLVVILTNVGCAIGNITGSLNIIGIFIQTFS from the coding sequence TTGGAATCAGAAAATATAACGCGCCTGCAGGCAAATGATAAAGAGATCATTTTGATTGGCACAGCGCATGTATCCCCCACAAGTGTATCTGAGGTAAAAGAACTCATCGAGACAGAGTGTCCCGATTCTGTCTGCATCGAGCTGGATGCCGGCAGGTACGAGTCCATGAACCAAAAAGAGCAGTGGGCAGATACAGACATTGTAAAAGTAATAAAGGCTGGAAAGGCAGGCTTTTTATTTGCCAATATCATCTTGTCAAATTATCAGAGAAAGCTGGCCGAGCAGTTTGATATCCGCTCTGGCCAGGAGATGATGCAGGGAATTGAATCCGCTGAAAAATGCGGGGCTCAGCTGGTGCTGGCAGACCGCAGTATCCAGGTTACCTTTAACCGTATCTGGAAGGGCTGCAGCCTCTGGGAAAAGATGAAGCTGCTGACCACCATCATCATGAGCATCATTGATGACGAAGAGATTACCGAAGAAGAGCTTGAGGAACTGAAAACGGAGGACATGCTGTCAGCGGCGCTGTCCGAACTTGGAAATTCCTTCAAGGGTGTAAAAAAATATCTGGTTGACGAACGGGACCAGTACCTGGCGTACAAGATTAAAAACGCTCCGGGTAAAAAGGTCGTCGCGGTTCTGGGCGCGGCACATGTCCCCGGGATCAGAGAAGAGCTCTACAAAGAACAGGATATTAAAGAGCTTGAGTCTTTACCGCCCAAGTCAAAGGCTGGTAAGATCATCGGCTGGTCTATCCCGATTTTATTAGTGCTTCTGGTATTGGCCACCTTTACGGTCAACCCCGGGTCGGGCTGGGAGCAAACGCGCAACTGGCTTTTGTGGACCACGTCGCTGGCTGGCGTCGGCGCGCTTCTGGCAGGAGGGCATATCCTTTCGATCCTTACCGCCATTGTTGCGGCTCCGATTTCCGCTTTAAGTCCCGTTTTGGCCGCCGGATGGTTTTCCGGTATCACGGAGGCTCATTTCAGAAAGCCCAAGGTGGAGGATTTTGAATCTCTGCCAAAGGATCTGGGTTCGCTAAAGGGCCTCTGGCATAATAAGGTGACAAAAATACTGCTGGTGGTTATTTTGACCAATGTCGGCTGCGCCATCGGCAATATTACGGGCAGCCTCAACATTATTGGTATTTTTATACAAACATTCTCCTGA